The Streptococcus mitis genome has a segment encoding these proteins:
- a CDS encoding tRNA1(Val) (adenine(37)-N6)-methyltransferase, with product MEEEQLLKSGERINQLFSTDIKIIQNREVFSYSVDSVLLSRFPRFPKKGLIVDFCAGNGAVGLFASTRTQAQILAVEIQERLADMAERSVRLNGLEEQMQVICDDLKNMPAYIQGSKVDMILCNPPYFKVDPHSNLNESEHYLLARHEITTNLQEICRSAQSILKSNGRLAMVHRPDRLLDILDTLQRHNLAPKRLQFVYPKREKEANMLLIEAIKDGSTSGFKVLPPLIVHNDDGSYTPELEEIYYGS from the coding sequence ATGGAAGAAGAACAATTATTAAAATCAGGGGAGCGCATTAACCAGCTCTTTTCGACAGATATCAAAATCATTCAAAATAGAGAGGTTTTTAGCTATTCGGTGGATAGTGTTCTCTTGTCACGTTTTCCACGTTTTCCTAAGAAGGGCTTAATTGTGGATTTCTGTGCTGGGAATGGAGCAGTGGGGCTATTTGCTAGCACTCGTACCCAGGCACAGATTTTGGCTGTTGAGATTCAGGAGCGTTTGGCAGATATGGCTGAACGCTCTGTCCGTTTGAATGGTTTGGAAGAGCAGATGCAGGTCATCTGTGATGATTTGAAAAATATGCCTGCTTACATTCAGGGAAGTAAGGTGGATATGATTTTGTGTAATCCGCCCTATTTCAAGGTGGATCCTCATTCCAACTTGAACGAGAGTGAACATTATCTCTTGGCGCGACATGAAATCACGACCAATTTGCAGGAAATCTGTCGTAGTGCCCAGAGTATTCTCAAGTCCAACGGGCGTTTGGCCATGGTTCATCGCCCTGATCGACTTCTGGATATTTTGGATACGTTACAACGGCATAATCTAGCCCCTAAGCGCCTGCAGTTTGTTTATCCAAAAAGAGAAAAGGAAGCCAATATGCTCTTGATTGAGGCTATCAAGGATGGTTCAACAAGTGGCTTTAAGGTCTTACCACCTCTCATTGTCCACAATGATGATGGCTCTTATACGCCGGAACTTGAAGAGATTTATTATGGATCATAA
- a CDS encoding GIY-YIG nuclease family protein, with protein MDHKAYMYVLECRDGSYYTGYTTDVRKRLAVHNSGKGAKYTRARLPVKLIYAQGFASKEEAMSAEALLKRKKRPQKETFLSENQDRNLLSYFEQL; from the coding sequence ATGGATCATAAGGCTTATATGTACGTGCTGGAGTGCCGTGACGGATCCTATTATACAGGCTATACGACTGATGTGAGAAAACGCCTCGCTGTCCACAATAGTGGGAAGGGAGCCAAATACACACGAGCACGCTTGCCAGTCAAACTCATCTATGCTCAAGGTTTTGCCAGTAAGGAAGAAGCCATGTCGGCAGAAGCCCTTCTCAAGCGTAAGAAGAGACCACAGAAGGAAACATTTTTATCTGAAAATCAAGATAGAAATTTACTTAGTTATTTTGAACAATTGTGA
- a CDS encoding manganese-dependent inorganic pyrophosphatase, giving the protein MSKILVFGHQNPDSDAIGSSVAFAYLAKEAYGLDTEAVALGTPNEETAFVLNYFGVEAPRVITSAKAEGAEQVILTDHNEFQQSVSDIAEVEVYGVVDHHRVANFETASPLYMRLEPVGSASSIVYRMFKEHGVAVPKEIAGLMLSGLISDTLLLKSPTTHPTDKVIAPELAELAGVNLEEYGLAMLKAGTNLASKSAEELIDIDAKTFELNGNNVRVAQVNTVDIAEVLERQAEIEAAMQAANVANGYSDFVLMITDIVNSNSEILALGANMDKVEAAFNFKLENNHAFLAGAVSRKKQVVPQLTESFNA; this is encoded by the coding sequence ATGTCTAAGATTCTAGTATTTGGTCACCAAAATCCAGACTCAGATGCCATCGGTTCATCTGTAGCCTTTGCCTACCTTGCAAAAGAAGCTTACGGTTTGGATACGGAAGCTGTTGCCCTTGGAACTCCAAATGAAGAAACAGCCTTTGTCTTGAACTATTTTGGTGTGGAAGCACCGCGTGTTATCACTTCTGCTAAAGCTGAAGGCGCAGAGCAAGTTATCCTGACTGATCACAATGAATTCCAACAATCTGTATCAGATATCGCTGAAGTAGAAGTTTATGGTGTTGTAGACCACCACCGTGTGGCTAACTTTGAAACTGCAAGCCCACTCTACATGCGTTTGGAGCCAGTTGGATCAGCGTCTTCAATCGTTTACCGTATGTTCAAAGAACATGGTGTAGCTGTTCCTAAAGAGATTGCTGGTTTGATGCTTTCAGGTTTGATTTCAGATACCCTTCTTTTGAAATCACCAACAACACACCCAACAGATAAGGTTATTGCTCCTGAATTGGCTGAATTGGCTGGTGTAAACTTGGAAGAGTATGGTTTGGCTATGTTGAAAGCTGGTACAAACTTGGCCAGCAAATCTGCTGAAGAATTGATTGACATCGATGCTAAAACTTTTGAATTGAATGGAAACAATGTCCGTGTTGCTCAAGTAAACACAGTGGACATCGCTGAAGTATTGGAACGCCAAGCAGAAATTGAAGCTGCAATGCAAGCCGCTAACGTAGCAAATGGTTATTCTGACTTTGTCTTGATGATTACAGATATCGTCAACTCAAACTCAGAAATCCTAGCACTTGGTGCTAACATGGACAAGGTTGAGGCTGCTTTCAACTTCAAACTTGAAAACAACCACGCCTTCCTTGCTGGTGCTGTTTCACGTAAGAAACAAGTGGTACCTCAATTGACTGAAAGCTTTAATGCTTAA
- a CDS encoding YiiX/YebB-like N1pC/P60 family cysteine hydrolase yields the protein MLENGDLIFVRDESDMGQAIQTSTGNYNHVAICLDGMIYHASGQAGVVCQEPADFFESNHLYDLYVYPEMDIQSVKEKACKHLGAPYNASFYPDGAGFYCSQYMAEILPIFETIPMKFGDGEQEISDFWKEYYRELGLPVPLNQAGTNPSQLAASPLLECKERNLHDSDF from the coding sequence ATGTTAGAAAATGGTGATTTGATTTTTGTGAGAGATGAGTCAGATATGGGACAGGCCATCCAGACTTCCACAGGCAACTATAACCATGTTGCGATTTGTTTGGATGGGATGATTTACCACGCTAGTGGACAGGCTGGTGTTGTTTGTCAGGAGCCAGCAGACTTCTTTGAGTCCAATCACTTGTACGACCTCTATGTTTACCCAGAAATGGATATCCAGTCTGTGAAGGAAAAAGCTTGCAAACATCTGGGAGCTCCTTATAATGCTTCTTTCTATCCAGATGGAGCTGGTTTTTACTGTTCCCAGTACATGGCAGAAATCCTCCCCATTTTTGAAACTATTCCCATGAAATTTGGAGATGGGGAGCAGGAGATTAGTGATTTTTGGAAGGAGTATTACAGAGAACTAGGTCTGCCTGTTCCTCTGAACCAAGCTGGGACCAATCCCAGTCAGTTGGCAGCATCGCCTCTGTTAGAATGTAAAGAAAGGAATCTTCATGATTCAGATTTTTAA
- a CDS encoding DUF1803 domain-containing protein, with the protein MIQIFNPSRLTRQPFFGELICYLDQHDDVILREIKAQFPDVAVDKLMEEYIKAGLILRENKRYYLNLPMLESLDSLELDQEIFVKEDSPVYQALLEQSFETELRNQTNAAILVENTDFARSKMTLSNYFYKVKHQYPLTEKQQELYDILGDVNPEYALKYMTTFLLKFLKKDQLIQKRRDIFVESLVVLDYIVQNEEGKYELAIDLDKERLTFYLV; encoded by the coding sequence ATGATTCAGATTTTTAATCCATCTCGTTTGACGAGACAGCCATTTTTTGGAGAATTAATCTGCTATCTGGACCAGCATGATGATGTGATTTTGCGAGAAATTAAGGCTCAATTTCCAGATGTTGCAGTTGATAAACTCATGGAAGAGTATATAAAGGCAGGTTTGATTCTACGAGAAAATAAGCGTTATTACCTTAATCTTCCTATGCTTGAATCACTTGATAGTCTCGAACTGGATCAAGAGATTTTTGTTAAAGAAGATAGTCCGGTCTATCAAGCCTTGTTAGAGCAGAGTTTTGAGACGGAATTACGAAATCAAACCAATGCAGCTATTTTAGTTGAAAATACGGACTTTGCGAGATCAAAAATGACCCTGTCTAATTATTTCTACAAGGTCAAACATCAGTATCCTTTGACAGAAAAACAGCAGGAACTCTATGACATTTTGGGAGATGTTAATCCTGAGTATGCTCTTAAATATATGACAACTTTTTTGTTGAAATTTCTCAAAAAAGACCAGCTTATACAGAAACGACGTGATATCTTTGTGGAAAGTTTGGTCGTCCTAGACTATATTGTCCAAAATGAAGAGGGGAAGTATGAGTTGGCTATCGATTTGGATAAGGAGAGATTAACTTTCTACTTGGTCTGA
- a CDS encoding CsbD family protein, giving the protein MSLENKLEQATGAIKEGFGKVTGDGKTEAEGAVEKTVAKAKEVVEDAKGAVEGAVEGLKNAFK; this is encoded by the coding sequence ATGTCACTTGAAAACAAATTGGAACAAGCAACAGGCGCTATCAAAGAAGGATTTGGTAAAGTTACTGGGGATGGTAAGACTGAAGCAGAAGGTGCTGTAGAAAAGACAGTTGCTAAGGCAAAAGAAGTAGTTGAAGATGCTAAAGGTGCTGTAGAAGGTGCCGTTGAAGGTTTGAAAAACGCTTTTAAATAA
- a CDS encoding UDP-N-acetylmuramoyl-L-alanyl-D-glutamate--L-lysine ligase, which translates to MIKIETVLDILKKDGLFREIIDQGHYHYNYSHVVFDTICYDSRKAKEKSLFFVKGAAFKKEFLISAISQGLGWYVAEEDYEVGIPAIIVSDIKKAMSLVAMEFYGNPQEKLKLLAFTGTKGKTTAAYFAYNILSQGHRPAMLSTMNTTLDGKTFFKSALTTPESIDLFDMMNQAVQNDRTHLIMEVSSQAYLVKRVYGLTFDVGVFLNISPDHIGPIEHPSFEDYFYHKRLLMKNSRAVIINSDMDHFSVLKEQVADQDHDFYGSQSDNQIENSKAFSFSATGKLAGDYDIQLIGHFNQENAVAAGLACLRLGASLEDIKKGIAATRVPGRMEVLTQKNGAKVFIDYAHNGDSLKKLINVVETHQTGKIALVLGSTGNKGESRRKDFGLLLNQHPEIQVFLTADDPNYEDPMAIADEISSYINHPVEKIADREEAIKAAMAITNHELDAVIIAGKGADCYQIVQGKKEAYPGDAAVAENYL; encoded by the coding sequence ATGATTAAGATTGAAACCGTATTAGATATTTTAAAGAAAGATGGTCTCTTCCGTGAGATTATCGACCAAGGACATTATCACTACAACTACAGCCATGTCGTATTTGACACCATCTGCTATGATAGCCGCAAGGCCAAAGAGAAGAGCCTCTTTTTCGTCAAGGGTGCTGCCTTTAAAAAGGAATTTCTGATTTCTGCCATCTCTCAAGGCCTCGGTTGGTATGTGGCTGAAGAAGACTATGAAGTTGGTATTCCTGCTATTATCGTCAGCGATATCAAGAAAGCCATGAGTTTGGTAGCTATGGAATTTTATGGAAATCCACAGGAAAAACTCAAACTCCTTGCCTTTACTGGTACTAAGGGTAAAACAACAGCAGCCTATTTCGCTTATAACATCTTATCTCAAGGGCATCGACCTGCTATGCTCTCGACCATGAACACAACTCTAGATGGCAAGACTTTCTTTAAGTCTGCATTAACAACCCCTGAGAGTATTGATCTCTTTGATATGATGAATCAGGCTGTGCAAAATGACCGTACCCACCTCATCATGGAAGTATCCAGTCAGGCCTATCTGGTCAAACGTGTCTATGGTCTAACCTTTGATGTGGGAGTTTTCCTCAATATCAGTCCAGACCATATCGGCCCGATTGAACACCCTAGCTTTGAAGACTACTTCTACCACAAGCGTCTCTTGATGAAAAATAGCCGAGCAGTCATCATTAACAGTGACATGGACCACTTCTCTGTACTAAAAGAACAAGTCGCAGATCAAGACCATGATTTCTACGGTAGCCAGTCTGATAACCAAATCGAGAATTCCAAAGCCTTTAGTTTTTCAGCTACGGGTAAACTCGCTGGAGACTATGATATCCAACTGATTGGGCACTTCAATCAAGAAAATGCAGTTGCAGCTGGACTTGCTTGTCTCCGTCTCGGAGCTAGTCTTGAGGACATCAAAAAAGGAATTGCTGCAACCCGCGTTCCTGGTCGTATGGAAGTCCTCACTCAGAAAAATGGAGCCAAGGTTTTCATCGACTATGCCCACAATGGTGATAGTCTAAAAAAACTAATCAATGTTGTAGAGACTCATCAAACAGGAAAGATTGCTCTGGTTCTGGGTTCGACAGGAAATAAGGGAGAAAGTCGTCGGAAGGACTTTGGCCTCCTCCTCAATCAACATCCTGAGATTCAAGTCTTTCTGACTGCTGATGACCCCAACTATGAGGACCCAATGGCCATTGCAGATGAGATTAGTAGCTACATCAATCATCCTGTTGAAAAGATTGCCGATCGTGAAGAAGCCATCAAGGCAGCTATGGCTATCACAAATCACGAATTAGATGCTGTCATTATTGCTGGTAAGGGAGCCGATTGCTACCAAATCGTCCAAGGCAAGAAAGAAGCTTATCCAGGTGATGCAGCTGTCGCAGAAAATTATTTATAA
- a CDS encoding putative polysaccharide biosynthesis protein: MSNENNHQQAQMLRGTAWLTASNFISRLLGAIYIIPWYIWMGSYAATANGLFTMGYNIYAWFLLISTAGIPVAVAKQVAKYNTMREEEHSFALIRSFLGFMTGLGLVFALVLYVFAPWLADLSGVGKDLIPIMQSLAWAVLIFPSMSVIRGFFQGMNNLKPYAMSQIAEQVIRVIWMLLATFIIMKIGSGDYLAAVTQSTFAAFVGMVASFVVLIYFLAKEGLLKRVLETGDKINSKRLLVDTIKEAIPFILTGSAIQLFQILDQMTFINSMSWFTNYSNEDLVVMFSYFSANPNKITMILISVGVSIGSVGLPLLTENYVKGDLKAASRLVQDSITMLFLFLLPATIGVVMVGEPLYTVFYGKPDSLAMGLFVFAVLQSTILGLYMVLSPMLQAMFRNRKAVLYFIYGSIAKLVLQLPTIALFHSYGPLISTTIGLIIPNVLMYRDICKVTGVKRKVILKRTILISLLTLFMFLVVGTLQWILGFVFQPSGRLWSFLYVALVGAMGGGVYGVMSLRTRLLDKVIGKAQADRLRIKLKLT; this comes from the coding sequence ATGTCTAACGAAAACAATCACCAGCAGGCCCAGATGTTACGGGGGACTGCTTGGCTAACGGCTAGTAACTTTATCAGTCGTCTACTCGGTGCCATTTATATCATCCCTTGGTATATCTGGATGGGGTCTTATGCGGCTACAGCAAATGGTCTCTTTACCATGGGCTACAATATCTATGCTTGGTTCTTGCTGATATCAACAGCGGGTATTCCAGTTGCGGTTGCCAAGCAAGTTGCCAAGTATAATACCATGCGAGAAGAAGAGCATAGCTTTGCCCTGATTCGGAGCTTTTTGGGCTTTATGACTGGACTAGGTCTGGTTTTTGCTTTAGTCTTGTATGTCTTTGCTCCTTGGCTAGCAGATTTGTCGGGTGTAGGGAAAGACCTGATCCCAATCATGCAGAGCTTGGCTTGGGCAGTCTTGATTTTCCCATCTATGAGTGTTATCCGAGGTTTCTTCCAAGGGATGAATAACCTGAAACCTTATGCTATGAGCCAAATCGCTGAGCAGGTCATTCGTGTTATCTGGATGCTTTTAGCTACCTTTATCATTATGAAGATTGGTTCAGGAGATTATCTAGCAGCGGTTACCCAATCCACCTTTGCTGCTTTTGTTGGTATGGTAGCTAGCTTTGTAGTTTTGATCTATTTCCTTGCCAAAGAAGGTTTACTCAAAAGAGTTCTTGAAACAGGAGATAAGATTAATAGTAAGCGTCTCTTGGTTGATACCATTAAGGAAGCCATTCCTTTTATTCTGACAGGGTCTGCTATCCAGCTTTTCCAGATTTTGGACCAGATGACCTTTATCAATAGTATGAGTTGGTTTACCAACTATAGTAATGAAGACTTGGTTGTCATGTTTTCTTATTTCTCAGCCAATCCTAATAAAATCACAATGATTTTGATTTCTGTTGGGGTTTCGATTGGGAGTGTAGGGTTGCCACTTTTGACTGAAAACTATGTCAAGGGAGACTTGAAGGCAGCTTCTCGTCTAGTTCAGGACAGCATTACCATGCTTTTCCTATTCCTGCTGCCAGCAACGATTGGAGTAGTCATGGTAGGAGAACCTCTCTATACTGTCTTCTATGGCAAGCCAGATAGTTTGGCCATGGGCTTGTTTGTCTTCGCAGTTTTACAGTCTACTATTTTAGGCTTGTACATGGTCTTGTCTCCAATGCTTCAGGCCATGTTCCGCAACCGCAAGGCAGTTCTCTATTTTATCTATGGTTCTATTGCAAAGCTAGTCTTGCAACTTCCAACCATCGCTCTCTTCCACAGTTATGGGCCTTTGATTTCAACAACCATCGGTCTCATCATTCCTAATGTTTTGATGTATCGGGACATTTGCAAGGTAACTGGTGTCAAGCGCAAGGTGATTTTGAAGCGAACCATTTTAATCAGTTTGCTAACTCTTTTCATGTTTCTAGTAGTTGGGACATTGCAGTGGATTTTAGGATTTGTCTTCCAACCAAGTGGACGTTTGTGGAGTTTCCTATATGTAGCCCTTGTCGGTGCCATGGGTGGAGGTGTTTATGGAGTTATGAGTCTCCGTACCCGTTTGTTGGATAAGGTGATTGGAAAAGCTCAAGCAGATCGCTTACGAATCAAATTGAAGTTAACTTAA